GagtattttattattaggtaAACACGAATGGTAACATAATTCATTACCTTGTTCaactattacctacctatttatttagtGACCCCTAATAACAGGGAATCATCTACTTGTAGGTAGTTGGGTTAATAGCGCttataaaaatgtaggtataataccaTGTCGTGAAACTCATATATTTCCaactttattttatctactgAGTCCCTCTTGCcattattgcagttttgaatttggagcTTCTTGTTTCAAAATTCGATTTGGATTAAATCCTTTAAGTATCTTATTTGGATTAAAGCCTCAGGGATTCAGGAGGTTATGTTAGGTAATTCGaaactattaaaatattttagcgTAAAATAATAGATGATAATTTATTTAGTCACGTTATAACTTATCCATTGACTTAATGTCCTATGTTCCCTAAGTGGGGCAGAGGGCGTCCACGGTGCGCCACCATCGACTCGGGCCATGATAGCCCCTGATTGTCATCAACTGGGACGCCGCTGCATGGGCGCCGCCAGGATTGTTTGGGACGCCCTCTATAGCTTTCGTAAGTACCAACGTTCCAATATCCTAtcagtaggtatttttattttcatgaaagtCGTTTGTGTGATCGGCCCCGTTTTGTACTGTTTTAATATACAAATAGTGTTTAAAAAGTGTAAATAACAATTATTCTTAGAATTCCGCTAATCTTTGTGCTGCCTGGACAGACCGTATTGACCGGACCGGACAGAtattgtaggtacatacctaataAATGTAAATACTTATTAATCAACTAAATTATTGATTGCACTAAGAACCAACAATTCAACAAACAGCGTAGGTATTCTCTGAGTTGCATAAGTCTGTTGTAGCGGAGAATTCTAACGGCATACctacttatgtacctacagtaaatAAATACCAAATATATATACCAATTCATCTagcaaaagtaacttaaatatatctaaatattaaaatattttaatctaaaaggcctccgcgggctgtaccgggtgcaaaggtgcccattatACTTGCTgcgttaccacgttggatagcgatggcctaataaatatattattacaatGAAAAACAGAAAGATTGactaaaacatttattaataataatacatatttacaatagcACCATTAATTGGATGTAGCTTAAGTTCTTATATTTAGTTGCAAAGCTAATCATATTTGGTTACTTAATAAACATTTCATAATTAGGTCAATTACTTACAGAAACATCTTTACAAATCAACATACAATTAATCTAACCTTAACACTGTGTGCCTGAAAAATACCTATCTATAATATTCTATATTGAAGTCAGGTCCATAGGTGACAAATACATCGCGATCAGATTTTCAGATGAAATTAATCCTTCTCGACGAGGATCTTGCTCCGCGCCGCTTGCATTCGGTAGACTGGAATTCCCATGCATCGGAATCAACTCCACGCTGCCGACGACATTCGGTTGAACAGGAACTTCATAGGCCGGCGACTGCTGCTGGTCCATTGAAGGACTGGAAGGGTGGTACTGCGAAGACGAAAATCCGTGTTGTGTCCCAGGAATCAGGTATTGAGGTGGCGAAAACTGCGCTTCCGATGAAGGACCGGAGCGGCACAGCCAAGCTGACTGGTGACAGTACGCCTCTTCTGTGTATGGCTGTACACGTACAGGATGGATGTATTCCGATGGTTCAACCGTAGTATCTAACCGATACTCGGGTGTGGGAACCTGCGGCCCGGCGAACTGATAGTTGGAATAGTCGACATCGCAATCCTGCTGGTCAGAGGCGCCGCTCACTGGCGACTCTCTCGAAGCGGGGAAATCCTGATCCGATGTTGCTGCAATTGGGCGCCAAGAATCCGTCGGCACAAAGGCATTACTGAGTGTATGCTTTGTCCCTTCGTTGAAGCTCGTGTGGTCTTGCTTGAACGATGATTCTGACGAAAAAGGTCCGGCACGACACTGTTCAGGGTGATAGTAAACCTCCTCAGTATAGGGCTGAACAGGTTGAATGTACTCAGAGACCTCAAGCTTGGCCTCCACCTTACACTCAGGAGCGGGTATATCCGGCCTCGCAAAAGGCGAATAGTTGACAACACGCTCCCGGTGGTCAAAGCCGCTGCTCTCCAGTGACGCCTGCGAATCCGTTGTCAGGAACTCTTGTTTCGACAAATATTCCGGCACGGGGCTTTCGTTTTCGCCGTCCTGCTTGATTGCATAATCTAGCGTAGGCTTGTAGTCTCGAGGGGAACGCTTCGGAACGGGAACATCCGTCGGCGCTTCACAATCATCCCGCTTCCTCTTGACTGGTCGAGGTGTGTCCGTGAGTTCTCCAGTCGGGTGTCCTGAGCTCTCGATTTCATCACGTTCTGCAAGCCGCTGCTCCAGCGtcaaaactgcaaaaaaaattatacgtTAAAGGGATATCACAAAGAACGTACAAAacataattttgaataaaagtaCGGTAACTTACTCTGAGCCATAAGATTCTTATTACATCGCCGCAACGAGTCTAAATCACTGCTATGCTTGACCTGCGAAGCTCGCTGGAGCTCTGTGATTACCGTTGCCAGAAGTTCTGCATTTGATATCTGCGAAAAGAATACAAGGATCATTAGTCAACATACAACTGAAAGTATTGCAAAAATAACAAGGAATTTCATGTATAAACTTACGGAACCAGTGACGCCAACAGCCGCAGCCAAGTCTGCTAAAGCACCCGCCATCTCTTCTCGGCGTTCCCTCTCATACTGCGCGTTTCTAGCTCTGCGTTCATTctgaaaaatacatatattttatgttattagATCAATTGACTTGTGTCATGTATATAttaatatacaatacaataaatgcATAATTTGCTCACCTGAGACAAGGGCACCCTATTTTTACCAGCGGGTCTACCCCTTTTGCGGAGTACGTTCTGGTTAACTTTTTTCTCCATGTTTATGATTTTTCTATTATAACAGGCACTATACGAAGTCACGGGTAATAGAATTATGTGCTTAAACCCTTTTGCGCTGGTATTTATTATCTTAGGGATGCGCATACGCAGATTACCACCACCGAAGATAAGGGGCGTGGCTAACAGCGATAACGCGATACCATTGGCAGAGATAAAAGTGAGTGAAAGTTGCACgcaatttttataatattattatatttttttacttttattttagaaacaaattatgactatcaaatataaattaaacttaGAACTAAAGagactttttacaagctttttatacTGTTATGTATTACCATGATCAAATTGTACTTAATGCCTGCGTAATATTTGagtctaaataataatattttttgccattattttatcaatcaatcaatcaatcaatattttatttgtcataATACGGACTATATTGCATGACTATTATTGACTTTATTGCATGTTAGGAATAATGCGAGCGAGCTTGTATGCTCCAGTGACAATACATTGTTATTTTGacgaaaaatatttcattttttaacACACTATCGCCACATTTGGTATAACTAGTGAAtcttaataaataaagtaaaatgagtcttttttattacaaaatcgtGAAAAGATAACTATTACCTACTACGAAGCCTATGAACGGTAATTCTTTACCCTGTTCATCTGTTATATATTTAGTGCACCTTATAACAAAACGTAAATTGGATACatgcgtttttagggttccgtacccagagggtaaaacgggaccctattacaaaGACTTCGctctccgtccgtccgtccgtccgtccgtctgtctgtcaccaggctgtatctcacgaatcgtgatagctagacagttgaaattttcacagatgatgtatttctgttgccgctataacaacaaaatactaaaaacagaataaaataaagatttaaatcccatagaacaaacgtgatttttgaccaaagttaagcaacgtcgggcgtggtcattacttggatgggtgaccgtttttttttttgcatatttttccgtttttttttgcattatggtacggaacccttcgtgcgcgagtccgactcgcacttgcccggtttttttaatagtaTGCTTAACTTATAGTATTAAATTTACATTTCAATAACTATCAAGTACAACATACATtagaaattttaatatttaatacttaacaATTAATTTATGAATTTTATACTTAATGTGAGGTGAGGTCATGTAAGTTAACTAGGAATGTGATAATTTTACTACACTGATTCCAAATAAATTACTACTGAAATGAAAAATGTCTACATCATTACAAATCTTGTTGTAAGAAGTGCATACCTATACGAGTAAGTAGCTGGAGCCTGGAGCTAAAAACTGACTTGTAAACATTTAAGTTTAATAGCacttttaaaatgtaaaatacccattgctttttattaactatttactagcaagtaggtaggtactattattacTTCGTGTTAAGTTAGGTATTATTATCTTAAGAACGCGCAAACGCAATTCTTATGTTGTACATAACATAGCAAGTAGGTGGATATTAttgattgatatttattgaaatcaaattttacagcattacagctaacaccaatgcactgtaaaattaagtacctaagtaataataaagcgattaataagctacctattgcatgtttgattcgcaaaaacgtaaaaaatctttaaaaagtttatgactTTCGTTGGCAAACAAGTCGGAGTTAGGTGCAAAAGATAAGAAATTATTAAGGAGTGTCCGGGAACGGACAATTGGAGAGTACTGGTGTGCAGTCGTGTGAATGGTTCCATTATCTAGGAGGCGATGGCTACGACAACGTAGGTAGTTGTCGGGAACAAAAAAGGTAGTCGTTTTCGCCACCAAGTCTAGGCAGTCTGATTCTCCCCTTAatactttattattacttagttCGTGTTAGGTATTATTATCTTAAGAATGCGCAAACGCAATTCTTATATTGTAGATAACATAGCAAGTAGGTggatattattattacttagttCGTGTTAAGTTAGGTATTATTATGTTAAGAACGCGTAAACGCGATTCTTATGTTGTAGATAACATAGCAAGTAGGTggatattattattacttagttCGTGTTAAGTTAGGTATTATTATGTTAAGAACGCGTAAACGCGATTCTCATGTTGTAGATAACATAGCAAGTAGGTGGATACTATTATTACTTAGTTCGTGTTAAGTTAGGTATTATTATCTTAAGAATGCGCAAACGCAATTCTTATGTTGTAGATAACATAGCAAGTAGGTGGATACTATTATTACTTAGTTCGTGTTAACTTAGGTATTATTATCTTAAGAATGCGCAAACGCAATTCTTATATTGTAGATAACATAGCAAGTAGGTggatattattattacttagttCGTGTTAAGTTAGGTATTATTATGTTAAGAACGCGTAAACGCGATTCTTATGTTGTAGATAACATAGCAAGTAGGTggatattattattacttagttCGTGTTAAGTTAGGTATTATTATGTTAAGAACGCGTAAACGCGATTCTCATGTTGTAGATAACATAGCAAGTAGGTGGATACTATTATTACTTAGTTCGTGTTAAGTTAGGTATTATTATCTTAAGAATGCGCAAACGCAATTCTTATGTTGTAGATAACATAGCAAGTAGGTGGATACTATTATTACTTAGTTCGTGTTAAGTTAGGTATTATTATCTTAAGAATGCGCAAACGCAATTCTTATGTTGTAAATAACATAGCAAGTAGGTGgatactattattacttaattcgTGTTAAGTTAGGTATTATTATCTTAAGAACGCGTAAACGCGATTCTTATATTGTAGATAACATAGCAAGTAGGTGgatactattattacttaattcgTGTTAAGTTAGGTATTATTATCTTAAGAATGCGCAAACGCAATTCTTATGTTGTAGATAACATAGCAGGTAGGTAGATACTATTATTACTTAGTTGATATTAAGGTATTATTATCTTAGGAATGCGCAAACGCAATGGTTATGTTGTACATGCTAGGTAGGTACATGCGTGCCAACGGACTCACCACCAGGGATGCCGAAGATCGGGCAAAGTGGACACGAAGGAGTCGGAAGGCGGACTCCGGGTCCTCGCGCCCCGCGCGGGGGCACAGCCGGGATTGacgccaggatgatgatgatgatgatgatgatgataacatGCTAGGTCACTTAGTCGATATTAAGGTATTATTATCTTAGGAATGCGCAAACGCAATTGTTATGTTGTACATGCCAGGTAGGTAGATACTTAGTTGATATTAAGGTATTATTATCTTAGGAAAGTGCAAACGCAATTGTTATGTTGTACATGCCAGGTAGGTAGATACTATTATTACTTAGTTGAtattaaggtattattattttaggaaTGCGCAAACGCAATTGTTATGTTGTACATGCCAGGTAGGTAGATACTTAGTTGATATTAAGGTATTATTATCTTGGGAAAGTGCAAACGCAATGTTTATGTTGTACATGCCAGGTAGGTAGATACTATTATTACTGAGTCGATATTAAGGTATTATTATCTTAGGAATGCGCAAACGCAATTGTTATGTTGTACATGCCAGGTAGGTAGATAGTTAGTCGATATTAAGGTATTATTATCTTAGGAATGCGCAAACGCAATTGTTATGTTGTACATGCCAGGTAGGTAGATACTTAGTTGATATTAAGGTATTATTATCTTAGGAAAGTGCAAACGCAATTGTTATGTTGTTCAGGCCAGGTAGGTAGATACTATTATTACTTAGTTGATATTAAGGTATTATTATCTTAGGAAAGCGCAAAGGCAATTGTTATGTTGTACAAGCCAGGTAGGTAGATACTATTATTACTTATAgctcagccattctcaaagcgtgtaccgcggaaccctagggttccgcgaagcctctgttggggctccgcgaaaatacttgtaataataagaaaaaaaaccagctcttgtataggtatatatggTCAtcagtgacgaacgaaaatatttaatttggggCTCCGTCAAATACATGATAATGTAAGCACTaatcatatacctacatatttaaataaaaaaatgtgattcgtttatctatttttattaaattgttaataatttttattgctTGTTGCAGGTGACTCTTCCGAACTTGCTGGCCGAGGTCATCGCATTTCTCCATACGTCGACGGCGCGCGACAACTATTGGGACGCAGACagactagcaatgcacgcacgagaactttccaaagttgcgaaactttccacatgagaaattctcggtaacttctgagaatgttctcgagaacgagaatttatttatttatcgtagtttataccatgaatattcacgatagtttaggtgtagtccttacccccagaaaattccgacttttggtcgtccgcatccggtcagaaaaatgtatgacggcccggccaaacggtcagacttaggtggggggttctcgaccaaatgtcatagagggtccctggcagtttttgatgccgccattttttttcaatatggctgacttttttttttaactttttgatttttgtcctagcgcgctgaaattttggtcacggaatctcggggtcccctagatacctatgaaaattttttttttggaaaaatgctacaattgcgggaaaactggccacttttattttgtatggcaacttttaaacggtgcgtgataggtggggggtgctcgaccaaatgtcatagagggccccgagacaaaacaaactgcattgaaaaaaacaaaatggccgacttttttttttaattttttcaagttggtccgagcgtgctgagatttggcatggcgggagatataggcctctagattctaatgaaactaaaaaaaaattttggaaaaatttgtcgaaagtcgaaatgttctctgatataaagtgagaatttaagcaacttattggtaaatttatcacatcaacaaaatagctaactgtaatagacagtaatatatgcataataacatttacttttaagttatgcctatttaaactttatttcaagtatattctcttgtttaaacaataatttccatgttgcaggaatgttctgagaacattctcgagaacgtttccgctttttgggaatgttctgcaatttgtacattgctaagaCAGACTACGaaaatggtaaatatcaaatgttattttcgtacttaaattctgaaaaactcattgttacgagccggggtttgaacccgcgacctccggattgcaataTTTCcggattattattgttattatcgTGATTTAATTGTGCCTGCGACACTTTTGGGCCAGTATCGATTTATTGACATTATTTATTGTGTTAACTATCGCTACATTCGGCTACTTGTCATTCTTAATTTAataagtaaagtacatacataccCAAAAAGGAGTAATTTATTACAGTAGGTAAACACGAATGGTAACATAATTCATACCTTACCTTACCAACTATTCCCTTGGGTACCTTGTTCAACTTTTAcctattacctatttatttagtgACCCCTAATAACGGGGAATCATCTACTTGTAGGTAGTTGGGTTAATAGCGCttataaaaatgtaggtataataccaTGTCGTGAAACTCATATCAATCCAACTTTATTTTACCTACTTACTGAGTCTCTCTTGCcattattgcagttttgaatttggagcTTCTTGTTTCATAATTCGATTTGGATTAAATCctagtacctattttatttgcATTAAAGCCTCAGGGATTCAGGAGGTCATGttaggtagagtctgtgcggaaagagaagagtcgtagaatgtattggaccccatacatttcacgactcttctctttccgcacagaccctaattcgaaactattaaaatattttagcgTAATAATAGATGATAATGGAATGAAATGAACACCTAACCTACTCTCTCTAAAACATGCATTTATTTCAGGTACCTACTACTTTGATAACAAGTGCCTAAACTCTTGATAATAAGGTTTATATGCAGGTAAGTTCTTACTAAATATTTGATACATAACTTATTTAGTCACGTTATAACTTATCCTATGTTCCCTAGGTGGGGCCatggtataatataataacatactccgcctggtactctcttcccgtcttttctaggtcacctgactgacacaagcctacgtcattatgcgacagcgctatatgataatatgcgatagcgctatatatagcggccatgttattttgacgtaggcttgtgtcactctgggaagagaagaccatgttttattagactatgggtgGGGCAGAGGGTGTCCACGGTGCGCCACCATCGACTCGGGCCATGATAGCCCCTGATTGTCATCAACTGGGACGCCGCTGGGCGCCGCCAGGATTGTTTTGGACGCCCTCTATAGCTTTCGTAAGTACCAACGTTCCAATATCCTATCAGTGGGTATCTTTATTTTCATGAAAGTCGTTTGTGTGATCGGCCCCGTTTTGCAATGTTTTAATATACAAATagtgtacctaaataataattattcttAGTATTCCGCTAATCCTTGTGCTGCCTGGACAGAGCTGaatattgtaggtaggtacctacctaataaatatattatgacaATGAAAACAGAAAGATTGgctaaaacatttattaataataatacatatttacaatagcACCATTGGATGTAGCTTAAGTACTTATATTTAGTTGCAAAGCTAATCATATTTGGTTACTTAATAAACATTTCATAATTAGGTCAATTACTTACAGAAACATCTTTACAAATCAGCATACAATTAATCTAACCTTAACACTGTGACTGAAAAATACCTATCTATAAGATTCTATATTGAAGTCAGGTCCATAGGTGACAAATACATCGCGATCAGATTTTCAGATGAAATTAATCCTTCTCGACGAGGATCTTGCTCCGCGCTGCTTGCATTCGGTAGACTGGAATTCCCATGCATCGGAATCAACTCCACGCTGCCGACGACATTCGGTTGAACAGGAACTTCATAGGCCGGCGACTGCTGCTGGTCCATTGAAGGACTGGAAGGGTGGTACTGCGAAGACGAATATCCGCGTTGTGTCCCAGGAATCAGGTATTGAGGTGGTGAAAACTGCTCTTCCGATGAAGGGCCGGAGCGGCACATCCAGGCCGACGGGTGACAGTACGCCTCTTCTGTGTATGGCTGTACACGTACAGGATGGATGTATTCCGATGGTTCAACCGTAGTATCTAACCGATACTCGGGTGTGGGAACCTGCGGCCCGGCGAACTGATAGTTGGAATAGTCGACATCGCAATCCTGCTGGTCAGAGGCGCCGCTCACTGGCGACTCCCTTGAAGCGGGGAAATCCTGATCTGATGTTGCTGCAATCGGGAGCCAGGGATCCGTCGGCACAAAAGCATTACTGAGTGTATGCTTTGTCCCTTCGTTGAAGCTCGTGTGGTCTTGCTTGAACGACGATTCTGACGAAAAAGGTCCGGCACGGCACTGTTGGGATTCAGGGTGATAGTACACCTGCTCAGTATAGGGCTGAACAGGTTGAATGTACTCAGAGACCTCAAGCTTGGCCTCCAACTTACACTCAGGAGCGGGTATATCCGGCCTCGCAAAAGGCGAATAGTTGACAACACGCTCCCGGTGGTCAAAGCCGCTGCTCTCCAGTGACGCCTGCGAATCCGTTGTCAGGAACTCTTGTTTCGACAAATATTCCGGCACGGGGTTTTCGTTTTCGCCGTCCTGCTTGATTGCATAATCTAGCGAAGGCTTGTAGTCTCGAGGGGAACGCTTCGGAACGGGAACATCCGTCGGCGCCTCACAATCATCCCGCTTCCTCTTGACTGGTCGAGGTGTGTCCGTGAGTTCTCCAGTCGGGTGTCCTGAGCTCTCGATTTCATCACGTTCTGCAAGCCGCTGCTCCAACGtcaaaactgcaaaaaaaaTACGTTAAAGGGCTATCACAAAGCACCTCTACAAAACAACATTTGGAAAAAGTACGGTAACTTACTCTGAGCCATAAGATTCTTATTACATCGCCGCAACGAGTCTAAATCACTGCTATGCTTGACCTGCGAAGCTCGCTGGAGCTCTGAGATTACCGTTGCCAGAAGTTCTGCATTTGATATCTGCGAAAAGGACACAAGGATCATTAGTCAACATATTTACAACTGAAAGTATTGCAAAAATAGCGAGGAATTTCATGTATAAACTTACGGAACCAGTGACGCCAACTagcagaagttctaaggtcctgttttctaaggggaccttgcattttggagacaaagcaaaccgcttggaacaggtgtttctgggggtgatctgagccgattaagcccggttgccaagaggttccacccagcaggtgggcaggggagggggggcaaatgtggctccggcgcgcctcactctaagctatatatctgcatacatctagcaactatatcaagtttggtgtctttttcgtgtaattcgaggatgaagaattcatttctgtgactaaattttcactcttccatacaaaaaaatcgagaaattaaaaattccaaaaaaatcttttcacttgttttttcgaaaatcttctacaaaattaaaactatgaggatttgctctagaaaaaaaatacctgtgaatagcccagttatcctactatatagaatagtaaacttgttaaacatttttttttcataactctgataaaaaaaatgttttgtgtcgcgcggcgtacctgcattgtaagagcggtatgcagcgtttaggatttttaagtatgtttcgatggtttctgataagttgttattcttctggttgtagaaaattacttctggacgtgatatatatacaaatataaattaaacgtataaatatagatgttgggaaaactttcgccaatagagttattataaatgtgataaaattaacaaagcagatgtttgattaaaatgcgggttaaaatacgagtaagatatatattgttcgcaattgccactatatgcccatgggtccgtgcattttagttttttcttaacgcagttgcacctccctgtccattttgttttgcagcggcaacgaataagctctaaacaagcagcagccgccgcaggtaggcttgtacatatgggctcccaataaccattttgtttggaccagctccagtcagcaggacatggaagctgttgctgaggggctataatctgtccccaaacatagcctccttggtaaactgcacggagaaatatgtttacgtgggtagggcatcttccattggatgcagattctctaactgaaga
Above is a window of Cydia fagiglandana chromosome 18, ilCydFagi1.1, whole genome shotgun sequence DNA encoding:
- the LOC134673553 gene encoding uncharacterized protein LOC134673553, encoding MAQILTLEQRLAERDEIESSGHPTGELTDTPRPVKRKRDDCEAPTDVPVPKRSPRDYKPSLDYAIKQDGENENPVPEYLSKQEFLTTDSQASLESSGFDHRERVVNYSPFARPDIPAPECKLEAKLEVSEYIQPVQPYTEQVYYHPESQQCRAGPFSSESSFKQDHTSFNEGTKHTLSNAFVPTDPWLPIAATSDQDFPASRESPVSGASDQQDCDVDYSNYQFAGPQVPTPEYRLDTTVEPSEYIHPVRVQPYTEEAYCHPSAWMCRSGPSSEEQFSPPQYLIPGTQRGYSSSQYHPSSPSMDQQQSPAYEVPVQPNVVGSVELIPMHGNSSLPNASSAEQDPRREGLISSENLIAMYLSPMDLTSI